Proteins found in one Populus alba chromosome 14, ASM523922v2, whole genome shotgun sequence genomic segment:
- the LOC118045233 gene encoding COP9 signalosome complex subunit 4 isoform X1, which translates to MEIVFASASTITDQRQKIEQYKHILSSVISSNDIVQAKKFIDHMLSDDVPLVVSRQLLQTFAHELGRLEPETQKEIAHYTLAQIQPRVVSFEEQVLIIREKLAELYESEQQWSKAAQMLSGIDLDSGMRVIDDSFRLSKCVQIARLYLEDDDAVNAEAFINKASFLVSSSQHEVLNLQYKVCYARILDLKRKFLEAALRYYDISQIEKRQIEDETIDEEALEQALSAAVTCTILAAAGPQRSRVLATLYKDERCSKLKIYPILQKVYLERILRKPEIDAFSEELKAHQKALLPDNFTVLDRAMIEHNLLSASKLYTNISFGELGTLLGIPPHKAEKIASRMIYEDRMRGSIDQVEAVIHFEDDTEELQQWDQQIVGLCQALNDVLDSMAKKGLPIPV; encoded by the exons ATGGAGATTGTCTTCGCCAGTGCCTCGACTATTACCGACCAGAGGCAAAAGATCGAACAGTACAAACATATTCTCAGCTCTGTTATTTCTTCTAACGACATTGTTCAAGCCAAGAAATTCATCGATCACA TGTTGTCAGACGACGTGCCGTTGGTAGTGTCGAGGCAGCTATTGCAGACTTTTGCTCATGAGTTAGGGAGGTTGGAACCGGAGACGCAAAAGGAGATTGCCCATTATACCCTTGCTCAGATTCAGCCTCGGGTTGTTTCTTTCGAAGAACAG GTGTTAATAATTAGAGAGAAACTTGCTGAACTATATGAGTCAGAACAACAATGGTCAAAGGCAGCTCAGATGCTCAGTGGCATTGATCTAGACTCTGGAATGAG GGTTATTGATGATTCATTCAGATTATCAAAGTGTGTCCAAATCGCTCGCTTATATCTCGAG GATGATGATGCAGTTAATGCAGAAGCTTTCATCAATAAAGCTTCCTTTTTGGTTAGCAGCAGCCAACATGAAGTGTTGAACTTGCAATACAAG GTGTGTTATGCAAGAATTTTGGATTTAAAGAGGAAGTTTTTGGAAGCAGCACTACGTTACTATGACATATCTCAAATTGAGAAGAGACAAATAGAAGATGA AACCATTGATGAGGAAGCATTGGAGCAAGCTCTATCTGCTGCTGTGACATGTACTATCTTGGCTGCTGCTGGCCCTCAACGCTCACGTGTTCTTGCTACTTTGTACAAG GATGAACGATGCTCGAAGTTAAAAATTTATCCTATATTACAAAAG GTGTATTTAGAGAGAATTTTGAGAAAACCAGAAATTGATGCATTTTCTGAGGAACTCAAAGCACATCAG AAAGCACTTTTGCCAGACAATTTCACTGTACTGGATCGTGCTATGATTGAGCACAATCTTTTGAGTGCTAGCAAGCTTTACACAAATATAAG CTTTGGTGAGTTGGGCACCTTGCTGGGAATTCCTCCACACAAG GCAGAGAAGATAGCATCGAGAATGATTTATGAGGATAGAATGAGGGGATCAATCGACCAG GTGGAAgcagtcatacattttgaggaTGACACTGAAGAGCTGCAACAATGGGATCAACAG ATTGTTGGATTGTGTCAAGCACTGAATGATGTCCTCGATAGCATGGCAAAGAAGGGCTTGCCTATTCCTGTctga
- the LOC118045233 gene encoding COP9 signalosome complex subunit 4 isoform X2, producing MEIVFASASTITDQRQKIEQYKHILSSVISSNDIVQAKKFIDHMLSDDVPLVVSRQLLQTFAHELGRLEPETQKEIAHYTLAQIQPRVVSFEEQVLIIREKLAELYESEQQWSKAAQMLSGIDLDSGMRVIDDSFRLSKCVQIARLYLEDDDAVNAEAFINKASFLVSSSQHEVLNLQYKVCYARILDLKRKFLEAALRYYDISQIEKRQIEDETIDEEALEQALSAAVTCTILAAAGPQRSRVLATLYKDERCSKLKIYPILQKVYLERILRKPEIDAFSEELKAHQKALLPDNFTVLDRAMIEHNLLSASKLYTNISFGELGTLLGIPPHKAEKIASRMIYEDRMRGSIDQQIQGCSAESNIPAYTRWKQSYILRMTLKSCNNGINRLLDCVKH from the exons ATGGAGATTGTCTTCGCCAGTGCCTCGACTATTACCGACCAGAGGCAAAAGATCGAACAGTACAAACATATTCTCAGCTCTGTTATTTCTTCTAACGACATTGTTCAAGCCAAGAAATTCATCGATCACA TGTTGTCAGACGACGTGCCGTTGGTAGTGTCGAGGCAGCTATTGCAGACTTTTGCTCATGAGTTAGGGAGGTTGGAACCGGAGACGCAAAAGGAGATTGCCCATTATACCCTTGCTCAGATTCAGCCTCGGGTTGTTTCTTTCGAAGAACAG GTGTTAATAATTAGAGAGAAACTTGCTGAACTATATGAGTCAGAACAACAATGGTCAAAGGCAGCTCAGATGCTCAGTGGCATTGATCTAGACTCTGGAATGAG GGTTATTGATGATTCATTCAGATTATCAAAGTGTGTCCAAATCGCTCGCTTATATCTCGAG GATGATGATGCAGTTAATGCAGAAGCTTTCATCAATAAAGCTTCCTTTTTGGTTAGCAGCAGCCAACATGAAGTGTTGAACTTGCAATACAAG GTGTGTTATGCAAGAATTTTGGATTTAAAGAGGAAGTTTTTGGAAGCAGCACTACGTTACTATGACATATCTCAAATTGAGAAGAGACAAATAGAAGATGA AACCATTGATGAGGAAGCATTGGAGCAAGCTCTATCTGCTGCTGTGACATGTACTATCTTGGCTGCTGCTGGCCCTCAACGCTCACGTGTTCTTGCTACTTTGTACAAG GATGAACGATGCTCGAAGTTAAAAATTTATCCTATATTACAAAAG GTGTATTTAGAGAGAATTTTGAGAAAACCAGAAATTGATGCATTTTCTGAGGAACTCAAAGCACATCAG AAAGCACTTTTGCCAGACAATTTCACTGTACTGGATCGTGCTATGATTGAGCACAATCTTTTGAGTGCTAGCAAGCTTTACACAAATATAAG CTTTGGTGAGTTGGGCACCTTGCTGGGAATTCCTCCACACAAG GCAGAGAAGATAGCATCGAGAATGATTTATGAGGATAGAATGAGGGGATCAATCGACCAG CAAATTCAAGGTTGCTCTGCTGAATCCAATATACCTGCCTACACCAGGTGGAAgcagtcatacattttgaggaTGACACTGAAGAGCTGCAACAATGGGATCAACAG ATTGTTGGATTGTGTCAAGCACTGA
- the LOC118045220 gene encoding uncharacterized membrane protein At1g75140 yields MANTHQGKLFLFLYLLFISCSPSRILADSSSVSTQQDLEHDIHHARYQEQESDTRIKLNQQEVLLHKLEQLVRNLSEIVARLEPKLSELPKVTSIGREQNQGTEGINQGNFDGKRLFQKVKEEGFEVKTTGDGERVRTGSVTKYSPLWSERFQFVSAVKLDSDATCIHVLPFRDYEGLSKYVAVGDDRGRVYVFLRNGDVAVEFYTMSSSPITTMVSYLSAFKNESTVVTGHQNGAILVHKLHYVSNGEEWSTLSMENVGKFAFLEDWDQRSPISILEVHHVGRSRYILSLDVRGMIRVFRENGTVYGSAVPTSRPLAFLKQRLLFLTERGAGSLDLRSMKVRESECEGLDHSVARYYVFDATERSKAYGFTSEGELIQVLLLGDIMNFKCRVRSKRKFDMEEPLALQPIKGYLFVVNEEKVFVYNVSSQHYVRVGGPRLVFSAGLDEIKSSFLNYQVTSAPIERRRAMPLIASDREKIVVLGLGSGYVGMYRSNLPIFKGEFNTMLWTSPVLFFVLFLFGAWQFFAKKKEALTSWGPDDPFSSASATIGAPVGSSASADRSYVDSSSRSTDRMELRAGGLIGPSRRYPSPPRFPGGATSSFRPGSADANTRPSSIDPNYRASSELTFRGPALESTGFPIRRENLFVNNQVVDDVN; encoded by the coding sequence ATGGCAAATACTCACCAAGGCAAGCtgttccttttcctttatttgcttttcatttcttgttcTCCATCTAGAATTTTGGCAGACTCTAGCTCAGTCTCAACCCAACAGGACCTGGAGCATGATATCCATCATGCTCGTTATCAAGAACAAGAGTCTGACACTAGAATTAAGCTTAATCAGCAAGAAGTTTTGTTACATAAACTTGAACAACTAGTGAGGAACCTTAGTGAAATAGTTGCTAGATTAGAGCCTAAATTATCTGAGTTACCAAAAGTAACATCTATTGGTAGGGAACAGAATCAAGGGACAGAAGGGATTAATCAGGGAAATTTTGATGGTAAGAGATTGTTTCAAAAAGTTAAAGAAGAGGGATTCGAGGTTAAGACCACTGGAGATGGAGAGAGGGTGAGGACTGGTTCGGTTACTAAGTACAGTCCATTGTGGTCAGAGAGGTTTCAATTTGTGTCTGCTGTGAAACTAGATTCTGATGCAACGTGCATTCATGTTTTGCCATTTAGAGATTACGAGGGGCTTAGTAAGTATGTTGCTGTTGGTGATGATCGAGGGAGGGTTTATGTGTTTTTGAGGAATGGGGATGTAGCGGTTGAGTTTTACACAATGTCCTCTTCACCAATTACAACAATGGTTTCATATTTATCGGCCTTTAAGAATGAGAGTACTGTGGTAACAGGGCATCAGAATGGTGCAATTTTGGTGCATAAACTTCACTATGTGTCGAATGGAGAAGAGTGGAGTACACTTTCTATGGAAAATGTGGGCAAGTTTGCGTTCCTTGAGGATTGGGATCAACGTTCACCTATAAGTATCTTGGAAGTGCATCATGTTGGCAGATCAAGGTATATCTTGTCATTAGATGTTAGAGGGAtgattagggtttttagggAAAATGGGACGGTTTATGGCTCTGCCGTGCCAACAAGTAGACCACTTGCATTCTTGAAGCAAAGGCTTTTGTTTTTGACAGAAAGAGGTGCAGGGTCATTGGATTTGAGGAGCATGAAAGTCAGAGAATCTGAATGTGAAGGTTTGGACCATTCTGTTGCTCGGTATTATGTTTTTGATGCCACCGAACGGTCTAAAGCATATGGGTTTACATCAGAAGGGGAATTGATTCAAGTATTGTTGTTGGGGGATATAATGAACTTCAAATGCAGGGTCCGATCCAAGAGAAAATTTGACATGGAGGAACCCCTTGCTTTACAACCCATCAAGGGCTACTTGTTTGTTGTTAATGAAGAGAAGGTTTTCGTGTACAATGTTTCATCTCAGCATTATGTTAGGGTCGGGGGACCTCGCCTTGTCTTCTCTGCTGGTCTGGATGAGATCAAATCATCCTTTTTGAACTATCAGGTGACAAGTGCTCCCATTGAGAGAAGAAGAGCGATGCCATTAATTGCCAGTGACCGTGAAAAAATCGTTGTTCTTGGCCTCGGGAGTGGGTATGTGGGAATGTATCGCTCTAACCTTCCTATATTTAAAGGAGAATTCAACACAATGCTATGGACAAGTCCTGTGTTGTTCTTCGTACTCTTTCTCTTTGGAGCATGGCAATTCTTTGCCAAGAAGAAGGAAGCGCTTACGTCGTGGGGGCCTGACGATCCTTTTAGCTCCGCATCTGCTACAATTGGAGCTCCAGTAGGGTCATCAGCCTCCGCAGACAGGTCATATGTAGATTCATCTTCGAGAAGTACTGATAGGATGGAGTTAAGGGCTGGGGGATTGATAGGTCCATCAAGGAGGTATCCTTCTCCGCCGCGATTTCCTGGGGGAGCAACCAGTTCCTTCAGGCCAGGTTCTGCTGATGCCAACACTAGACCTTCTTCTATTGATCCCAATTACAGAGCATCTTCGGAGCTAACATTCAGGGGTCCAGCTCTGGAATCCACAGGTTTCCCTATAAGAAGGGAGAATCTGTTTGTGAACAATCAAGTTGTGGATGATGTCAATTGA